A portion of the Microlunatus phosphovorus NM-1 genome contains these proteins:
- a CDS encoding HAD-IA family hydrolase, with amino-acid sequence MPPSCARASQLTTNDSLTVVCVSEELSAPKPPPLAFAAACAALGLPADQVLMVGDNPKTDIDGALAAGLHAAYISRDAVVERPGWGNRVRQLSRT; translated from the coding sequence ATGCCTCCATCGTGCGCTCGTGCAAGTCAGCTGACAACGAACGATTCCCTTACGGTGGTGTGCGTCTCCGAGGAACTGTCTGCTCCCAAACCGCCTCCGCTGGCCTTCGCGGCTGCCTGTGCCGCTCTGGGTCTGCCTGCGGACCAGGTGTTGATGGTCGGTGACAATCCGAAGACCGACATCGACGGCGCACTCGCGGCAGGGCTGCATGCTGCCTACATCTCTCGCGATGCCGTCGTCGAACGGCCGGGCTGGGGGAACCGCGTCCGCCAACTCTCTCGAACGTGA
- a CDS encoding response regulator transcription factor yields the protein MITVFLVDDQALVRSGFALLINAEDDLEVVGEAADGQQAVDALARQQVDVVLMDIRMPRMDGIEATRCILGRPQPPKILILTTFDLDEYVYAGLQAGASGFLLKDARPTELLSAIRNVAAGDAVVAPSATRRLLEHVLPTLPATSPPSGPDSRLSVLTEREIDVLVEIADGATNAEICQRLYLAEGTMKTHIGRLLSKLGIRDRVGLVLFAYETGLAPRAG from the coding sequence ATGATCACCGTCTTCCTGGTCGATGATCAGGCACTGGTCCGCAGCGGATTTGCCCTGTTGATCAATGCCGAGGACGATCTCGAGGTCGTCGGTGAAGCGGCCGACGGTCAGCAGGCGGTGGATGCGCTCGCCCGACAACAGGTCGATGTGGTCCTGATGGACATCAGAATGCCGCGGATGGACGGCATCGAGGCCACCAGGTGCATCCTCGGCAGACCACAGCCACCCAAGATCTTGATCTTGACCACCTTCGATCTGGACGAGTACGTCTACGCGGGTCTGCAAGCCGGGGCCAGCGGCTTCCTACTCAAGGACGCCCGTCCGACCGAGCTGCTCTCGGCCATCCGCAATGTCGCCGCCGGGGATGCGGTCGTCGCACCGAGCGCAACCAGGAGACTGCTCGAGCATGTCCTGCCGACGCTGCCGGCGACCTCGCCGCCGAGCGGCCCGGACTCACGGCTGTCGGTGCTCACCGAACGCGAGATCGACGTTCTGGTGGAGATCGCCGATGGTGCGACCAACGCCGAGATCTGTCAGCGGCTCTATCTGGCCGAGGGCACGATGAAGACCCATATCGGCCGGCTGCTTTCCAAGCTCGGCATCCGGGACCGAGTCGGCCTGGTGCTGTTCGCGTACGAGACGGGGCTGGCACCGCGCGCGGGCTGA
- a CDS encoding sensor histidine kinase, translating into MSDESNSPRLAHDMTSSGDRVRDPDLPVARGRSWALDLILAGLVTGICVPASDPWGRDAMVLSLLLTSSLLVRRSHPRVALAWATTASLLQVYYLPTPTLSIVVVPMIVYAVTRNASPRTGLVALWIGLAGAVIGPARWSGLTDNPIAFAVTATACAAIVTGAYLLGRQLREQQINRRQRAQAELERLRLQQSEQEQRARAVAIDERSRIARELHDIVAHSLSVIVVQAEGGRAVVLKRPEVGAEVLDTIAETGRTSLAEMRRIVDVLRGGSAEASYLPSPGLGDLAELVARSGDRFQLLVRGTTPAVPAAIGLTVYRVVQESITNVLKHAGPAATAQIRIDYLPASIEIEVSDDGRGAAAHHAATDSRAGAAPEPGHGLRGMAERVSLMHGRLDARPRPGGGFVVRASIPLPATTTTGPVSGSSS; encoded by the coding sequence ATGTCTGATGAGAGCAACAGCCCTAGGCTGGCGCACGACATGACCAGCTCGGGCGATCGCGTGAGAGACCCTGACCTGCCGGTCGCCCGTGGCCGAAGCTGGGCCCTCGACCTCATCCTCGCCGGCCTGGTCACCGGGATCTGTGTGCCGGCCAGCGATCCCTGGGGCCGGGACGCCATGGTGCTGTCGCTCCTGCTGACCTCCTCGCTGCTGGTGCGCCGCAGCCACCCCCGGGTTGCGCTCGCCTGGGCGACCACAGCGAGTCTGTTGCAGGTCTACTACCTGCCGACTCCGACGCTGAGCATCGTCGTCGTGCCGATGATCGTGTATGCGGTCACCCGCAACGCCAGCCCTCGAACCGGCCTCGTCGCCTTGTGGATCGGACTTGCCGGCGCAGTCATCGGGCCGGCCAGATGGAGCGGTCTGACCGACAATCCGATCGCTTTCGCGGTGACGGCGACGGCCTGCGCTGCCATCGTGACCGGCGCCTATCTGCTCGGGCGCCAGCTCCGGGAACAGCAGATCAACCGCCGCCAGCGCGCCCAGGCCGAGCTGGAGCGACTACGGCTGCAGCAGTCGGAGCAGGAGCAGCGGGCCCGTGCGGTCGCCATCGACGAGCGGAGCCGGATCGCCCGGGAACTGCACGACATCGTGGCCCACTCCCTGTCGGTGATCGTCGTGCAAGCCGAGGGCGGCCGGGCGGTGGTGCTGAAACGGCCGGAGGTAGGAGCCGAAGTGCTGGACACGATCGCGGAGACCGGGCGTACTTCCCTGGCAGAGATGCGCCGCATCGTCGACGTCCTCCGTGGCGGTTCCGCAGAGGCCAGCTATCTGCCCTCCCCCGGCCTGGGAGATCTCGCCGAACTGGTGGCTCGCTCCGGTGATCGCTTCCAACTCCTCGTCCGGGGCACGACTCCGGCCGTCCCGGCGGCCATCGGACTCACCGTCTATCGGGTCGTACAGGAGTCGATCACCAACGTGTTGAAGCATGCCGGGCCGGCGGCGACCGCTCAGATCCGGATCGACTATCTGCCTGCTTCGATCGAGATCGAGGTCAGCGACGACGGCCGCGGCGCGGCCGCACACCATGCCGCCACGGACAGCCGAGCCGGCGCAGCCCCAGAGCCCGGGCACGGACTCCGCGGCATGGCCGAAAGGGTGTCGTTGATGCACGGCAGGCTCGATGCCAGGCCGCGGCCGGGCGGCGGCTTCGTTGTCCGAGCCTCGATCCCCCTGCCCGCCACCACCACGACCGGCCCTGTATCTGGGAGCAGCTCATGA